From the Paenibacillus sp. R14(2021) genome, the window ACGGTGACGCTCTGTCTGGACAAGCATTACGGCGAAGGCGAGCTGCCCCATGAGCTGGATTTGTTCCGCCCCACGGCGGAGACGTTTATGAAGCTGAGGGAGCTGGCCGCCCGCAGCGGTGTGACGATCGAAGAACCGATGCTGCTTGGCGGCGTGCCCTACCGGTTTAAAGACAGCCCCATGCTGGCCCATCTCGAGCACAATTACGGCGGACGCAAGCCGCTGCACTTGTCGGAGGAAGAGCTTGCGGAAGGCGGCATTTCCCTTCATGCGGCTTCGGGACGCCGGGCGGAAGTGGAAGCTGCGGCGCGCGACATCGTGCGCAGGGTGCGCGATGAAGGGCTTCGATACCGTGACCTTGCTGTCATGGTGCGCAACGCGCCGGATTATAACGATTACATCAAAGCGGTATTCGCCGACCACGGCATTCCGTTCTTCTTGGACCAGAAGAATGCCGCGCTGCACCATCCATTCGTCGAGTTTATCCGGTCGGCGCTTGAAATCGCGGTATTCGGATGGCGGTTTGAAGCGGTATTCCGCTGTATCAAGACAGAGCTGCTGCTTCCGGAGGACGGCAGCATTACGCGCGAAACGTTCGACCTGCTGGAGAATTACGCTCTCGCTTCAGGGATGAACGGCAATAAATGGCTGACGCTCAGCCAATGGAAGCCGCTGATGCGCGATACGCTGGACGGCGATCCCGTTCAAGCAGGCGAGCGGGAATTGCGTGAATTCGAAGCGATCATGGCTGCGCGCGAAGCGGTCGTCCCGGTCATCAAGAAGTTTGTCAGGGAGTTGAAGAAAGCTTCCGACGTGAGAGGCATGTGCGAAGCGCTGTACCGGCTGCTTATGGCAGTCGATGCACCCGACCGATTGGAGCGCTGGACCCGCAGGGCGGCAGCCGCTGGCGATACGCAGCGTGCCCGGGAGCACCGGCAGCTGTGGGACGGCGTTATGGATCTGCTTGACCAGCTGACGGAAATGACAGGTATGGAGGCGATGACGGCGGAGTTGTTCGCAGGTATGGTTGAGACCGGGCTGGAGAGCTTGAAGCTGGCAGCCGTTCCGCCGTCGCTCGATCAGGTGCTTATCGGGAGTATGGACCGCACGCGTTCAGGCACCGTGCTGATTTGTTATTTGCTTGGCGCAAATGACGGGGTAATGCCGCAGCGGATGCAGGAGGACGGCGTGCTGACGGAGCAGGAGCGGGAGACGCTGGAAAGCGGCGGTCTCGTGATGGCGCCGGGCGTTCGCAGGAAGCTGCTCGACGAGCGGTTCATGATCTATAACGCGCTGACGACGCCGAACAGGCATCTTTGGATCAGCTGGCCCTTGTCTGACGAGGAAGGCAAAAGCCTGCTGCCATCGGAGGTAATCCGCCATGTGAAAGCCTTGTTTCCCGGTTTGACGGAGACGGGTGTCGCAGTAGAGCCTGTGCCGGGCATGTCGGATAAGGAACAACAATCATTCATGGCCCATCCGGACCGAACCCTGTCTTATCTCGTTACGCAGCTGCGCGCTTGGCGTCACGGCACGGCGATTGCGCCGTTATGGTGGGAAGCGTTCAACTGGTACGCAGCAAGGCCGCAGTGGCAGGACAAGCTGCAGCGGCTCGTTGAATCGCTGCATTATCGGAACGAAGAGCCGGCATTATCGCATGGTACGGCAGACCTGCTCTATGGCAGGCTGCTTCGCGGCAGTGTATCGCGCATGGAACGGTTCGTAAGTTGTCCGTTCCAGCATTTCGCAATCCACGGGCTTCGGCTGCGCGAGCGCGACACATATAAGCTGGCTGCGCCGGATATCGGTCAGCTCTTTCACGCCGCGCTCAGCAGGCTGACGGAGGCGCTCGGCGACCGGTGGGGCTCGTTCACGGCGGAGGAG encodes:
- the addB gene encoding helicase-exonuclease AddAB subunit AddB gives rise to the protein MALRFVIGRSGAGKTHHCLTAISNRLLDQPDGAPLIMLVPEQATFQTEYALLGGPQAQLNGTIRAQALSFRRLSFRVMQETGGTALTPISENGKNMLLYKIVHRLNTQLQLFQGSENQHGFIERLGELMTEWKRYGIDAEMLRDFEEGHRSASRSSLLSRKLGDLQLISAQLDQELAGLYVDAEDYLGWLVRGFQHSPSMRGTEIWVDGFHGFTPKEFEALEALMKHAKNMTVTLCLDKHYGEGELPHELDLFRPTAETFMKLRELAARSGVTIEEPMLLGGVPYRFKDSPMLAHLEHNYGGRKPLHLSEEELAEGGISLHAASGRRAEVEAAARDIVRRVRDEGLRYRDLAVMVRNAPDYNDYIKAVFADHGIPFFLDQKNAALHHPFVEFIRSALEIAVFGWRFEAVFRCIKTELLLPEDGSITRETFDLLENYALASGMNGNKWLTLSQWKPLMRDTLDGDPVQAGERELREFEAIMAAREAVVPVIKKFVRELKKASDVRGMCEALYRLLMAVDAPDRLERWTRRAAAAGDTQRAREHRQLWDGVMDLLDQLTEMTGMEAMTAELFAGMVETGLESLKLAAVPPSLDQVLIGSMDRTRSGTVLICYLLGANDGVMPQRMQEDGVLTEQERETLESGGLVMAPGVRRKLLDERFMIYNALTTPNRHLWISWPLSDEEGKSLLPSEVIRHVKALFPGLTETGVAVEPVPGMSDKEQQSFMAHPDRTLSYLVTQLRAWRHGTAIAPLWWEAFNWYAARPQWQDKLQRLVESLHYRNEEPALSHGTADLLYGRLLRGSVSRMERFVSCPFQHFAIHGLRLRERDTYKLAAPDIGQLFHAALSRLTEALGDRWGSFTAEELREHSTAIVNELAMRLQSQILFSSSRHQYVARKLRDIISQAAVILGEHARRSEFRPVGLEIGFGPEGPLPPVSIPLANGRMLEMVGRIDRVDAAQTTDGLLLRVIDYKSSAKQLRLEEVAYGMALQMLTYLDVLLTHAPEWLGQPAKAAGALYFHVHNPMLSSSNGMPPVKARAEILKRFKLKGLVLADEDTVRMMDNALSTGYSDLLPLALKRDGGFYSSSSVVSDEQWGTLRKSVRGTLRKIGDRIAGGDVSISPYRLGGKTPCQFCAYKPVCHFDPLIEGNSYNKLQKAGKDEVWELLSAGEHPEGSGQGQPGEEGEQ